From one Prochlorococcus marinus str. MIT 0912 genomic stretch:
- a CDS encoding resolvase, translating to MFNGSVNSGTNGRSEESLDKLFNTASNSSDSLLTIDEVQKTLNRSRASVYRYTNTDTRNLNPPFNPRKLNTEFRSDQKDQLLFHPNEVARFAKDILRIKEVTVEILNSPSSETQSILNAILDELRIIRNKLDGQSDNNHSIPSHLKDTDRKVA from the coding sequence ATGTTTAACGGCTCAGTAAATTCAGGAACAAATGGAAGATCAGAAGAGTCTTTAGATAAATTATTTAATACAGCTTCTAATTCAAGCGATTCATTATTGACTATTGACGAAGTTCAGAAAACATTAAATAGATCTAGGGCTTCCGTATACAGATATACAAATACTGACACTAGGAATCTAAATCCTCCCTTCAACCCAAGAAAACTAAACACTGAATTTAGAAGTGATCAAAAAGATCAATTACTTTTTCACCCCAATGAAGTTGCAAGATTTGCAAAAGATATACTCAGAATTAAGGAAGTAACAGTAGAAATATTGAATTCTCCCTCATCTGAAACTCAAAGTATTCTAAATGCAATACTTGATGAGTTGAGAATAATAAGAAATAAGCTTGATGGACAGTCTGATAACAATCACTCTATTCCCAGTCATTTAAAAGATACTGATAGAAAGGTTGCCTAG
- a CDS encoding adenylosuccinate synthase yields MANVVVIGAQWGDEGKGKITDLLSRSADVVVRYQGGVNAGHTIVVEDKVLKLHLIPSGILYPDTICLIGSGTVVDPKVMIKEIKMLEENDIDISGLKLASTAHVTMPYHRLLDLAMEQKRGQQKIGTTGRGIGPTYADKSQRNGIRIIDLLSREKLQERLKVPLAEKNGLLQKIYGIEPLIIDEIVEEYLDYGKQLKKHIVDCNRTIHQAAKKKKNILFEGAQGTLLDLDHGTYPYVTSSNPVSGGACIGAGVGPTLIDRVIGVAKAYTTRVGEGPFPTELQGSINDQLCNRGGEFGTTTGRRRRCGWFDGVIGKYAVEVNGLDCLAITKLDVLDELEEIDICVAYELNGKRIDYFPSSVEDFEKCTPIFKKLPGWRCSTENCRRLEDLPPAAMSYLRFLAELMEVPIAIVSLGANRDQTIVIEDPIHGPKRALLNS; encoded by the coding sequence TTGGCAAATGTTGTAGTCATAGGCGCTCAGTGGGGTGATGAAGGTAAAGGCAAAATCACCGATTTGCTCAGTCGCTCCGCAGATGTAGTTGTTCGCTATCAAGGCGGCGTTAATGCCGGTCATACAATTGTTGTAGAGGACAAAGTTCTCAAATTACATTTGATACCCTCTGGAATCTTGTATCCAGATACGATTTGTCTTATTGGGTCAGGAACAGTTGTTGACCCTAAAGTGATGATTAAAGAAATAAAAATGCTTGAAGAAAATGATATTGATATTTCAGGACTAAAACTTGCTTCAACTGCTCATGTGACGATGCCATATCACAGGCTCTTGGATTTAGCCATGGAGCAAAAGCGAGGTCAACAAAAAATCGGTACCACTGGAAGGGGCATTGGACCAACTTATGCAGACAAATCTCAAAGGAATGGGATTCGAATCATTGATCTACTCAGCAGGGAAAAACTTCAAGAAAGATTAAAGGTTCCGTTAGCGGAGAAAAATGGACTCCTCCAAAAGATTTATGGAATTGAACCATTAATTATTGATGAAATAGTAGAAGAATATCTTGATTACGGAAAACAACTAAAAAAACATATTGTTGACTGCAACAGAACAATTCATCAAGCAGCCAAAAAGAAAAAAAATATCTTATTTGAAGGTGCTCAAGGAACCCTTTTAGATCTTGATCACGGTACCTATCCTTATGTTACCTCCTCTAATCCAGTATCAGGCGGGGCATGTATTGGTGCAGGAGTAGGCCCTACACTTATAGACAGAGTTATCGGTGTTGCTAAAGCCTATACAACTAGAGTGGGAGAGGGGCCCTTCCCTACTGAACTGCAAGGGAGTATAAATGACCAACTTTGTAATAGAGGGGGTGAATTTGGAACAACTACTGGAAGAAGAAGGAGATGTGGCTGGTTTGATGGAGTAATAGGTAAATACGCAGTTGAGGTAAATGGATTGGATTGTCTTGCTATTACTAAATTAGACGTTTTAGATGAACTGGAAGAAATTGATATATGTGTCGCTTATGAATTAAACGGCAAAAGAATTGATTATTTCCCAAGTAGCGTTGAAGATTTTGAAAAATGTACCCCCATTTTCAAAAAGCTACCTGGCTGGAGATGCTCTACAGAAAATTGTCGTCGTTTGGAAGACCTTCCACCAGCAGCCATGAGTTACTTGAGGTTCCTAGCCGAGCTTATGGAAGTTCCCATAGCGATAGTTTCCTTGGGAGCCAATAGAGATCAAACAATTGTTATTGAGGATCCTATTCATGGACCCAAAAGAGCTCTTTTAAATTCTTAA
- a CDS encoding single-stranded DNA-binding protein, which produces MNHCMLEVLVKKAPTVRFTQDNKTPLAEIEVEFDSLRADDPPYAIKVVGWGKLAEELQNTVQVNSKLVIEGRLRMNTIPRKDGTKEKQAEFTLSRIHPFSSKTAISSIPSQNQSNLEKDSANSSNNEGLKWDSSPLVPDTDDIPF; this is translated from the coding sequence ATGAATCATTGCATGCTTGAGGTTTTGGTAAAGAAAGCCCCAACAGTTCGTTTTACCCAAGACAACAAAACTCCATTAGCTGAAATAGAAGTTGAATTTGACAGCCTCCGTGCCGATGACCCTCCTTACGCAATTAAGGTAGTTGGTTGGGGGAAATTAGCAGAAGAACTTCAAAACACAGTTCAAGTAAATTCTAAATTAGTAATAGAAGGTCGCTTAAGAATGAATACTATTCCTCGAAAGGATGGTACCAAAGAAAAACAAGCTGAATTTACTCTTTCTAGAATTCACCCCTTTTCTTCTAAAACAGCTATTTCATCAATACCATCTCAAAATCAGTCAAATCTAGAAAAAGATTCAGCAAATTCTTCAAATAACGAGGGTCTGAAATGGGACAGCTCACCATTAGTTCCAGATACCGATGACATTCCATTCTGA
- the cutA gene encoding divalent-cation tolerance protein CutA, whose product MNLSELNQEIYIVLTTEIDKETACKLAYLLLKEKLIPCVTFENVESYFWWKGNINQSKEIQLRIKCKKENVNKVCNKIAQWHSYEVPEIIYFPVSANKNYHHWVNSI is encoded by the coding sequence ATGAATTTATCTGAATTAAATCAAGAAATATATATAGTTTTAACTACCGAAATTGATAAAGAAACAGCATGTAAATTAGCATATTTACTTTTGAAAGAAAAATTAATACCTTGTGTTACTTTTGAAAATGTTGAATCATATTTTTGGTGGAAAGGAAATATAAATCAATCGAAAGAAATACAATTAAGGATCAAGTGTAAGAAGGAAAATGTAAATAAAGTTTGTAATAAGATTGCTCAGTGGCATAGCTATGAAGTACCAGAAATAATTTATTTTCCCGTTTCAGCTAATAAGAATTATCATCATTGGGTGAATTCTATTTGA
- a CDS encoding Spx/MgsR family RNA polymerase-binding regulatory protein, translating into MKLFSYSSCSTCRRAIKWLENNDISFELVDILKSPPSKEMLISASELYGHRKYLLNTSGAIYRSMGSDVVKKMTDNELFEKLFIEPRLIKRPFLFKSSKCFLVGFKEEMWSEKLLRNSN; encoded by the coding sequence TTGAAATTATTTAGTTATTCTTCATGTTCAACTTGTCGCAGGGCGATTAAGTGGCTTGAAAACAATGATATTTCCTTCGAATTAGTTGATATTTTAAAATCCCCTCCTTCCAAGGAAATGTTAATCTCAGCAAGTGAGCTATATGGACATAGAAAATATCTTTTAAATACTAGTGGAGCTATATATCGTTCTATGGGTTCGGATGTTGTCAAAAAAATGACTGATAACGAATTGTTTGAGAAACTTTTTATTGAACCCAGATTAATAAAGAGACCTTTTTTATTTAAGTCTAGTAAATGCTTTTTAGTTGGATTTAAAGAAGAAATGTGGTCTGAAAAATTACTTAGAAATTCAAATTAG
- the argB gene encoding acetylglutamate kinase has protein sequence MNKENQKANSSKNFNKSFTDKDSIRVSVLSEALPYIQRFANKRIVIKYGGSAMADKTLQNAVFRDLALLSSVGVQIVVVHGGGPEINQWLEKLGIKPVFLDGLRITDTETMDVVEMVLAGRVNKQIVSGINNHGRLAVGLCGIDGRLIEARTLGGGSHGLVGEVAKVNTKILSPLLEEGYVPVISSVANSSDGRSHNINADTVAGELAAALGAEKLILLTDTPGILKNENDTSSLIEKIRLSEARELIDKGIVKAGMRPKVECCIRSLAQGVNAAHIIDGRTPHALLLEVFTDAGIGTMVMGRG, from the coding sequence ATGAATAAAGAAAACCAAAAAGCAAACTCCAGTAAGAATTTTAATAAATCCTTTACGGATAAAGATTCCATAAGAGTTTCTGTCTTAAGTGAGGCACTTCCTTACATACAACGTTTTGCAAATAAAAGGATTGTAATCAAATATGGTGGCTCAGCTATGGCTGACAAAACACTTCAGAATGCAGTATTTAGAGATCTAGCCCTTCTTTCGTCTGTTGGCGTACAAATAGTAGTCGTTCATGGTGGTGGCCCGGAAATAAATCAATGGTTGGAAAAATTAGGAATAAAGCCAGTTTTCCTTGATGGTTTACGTATTACTGATACCGAGACCATGGATGTAGTAGAAATGGTTCTTGCTGGAAGAGTAAATAAACAGATTGTGAGTGGAATCAACAATCATGGAAGATTGGCCGTTGGACTATGTGGAATAGATGGCAGACTTATTGAGGCAAGAACGCTTGGAGGTGGAAGTCATGGTCTTGTTGGGGAAGTGGCAAAAGTAAATACAAAGATTTTAAGCCCTCTTCTCGAAGAAGGTTACGTCCCAGTCATTTCAAGTGTAGCCAATTCTTCTGATGGCAGATCACACAATATCAATGCTGATACCGTTGCTGGGGAGCTTGCCGCAGCGCTAGGTGCCGAAAAATTAATCCTTTTGACAGATACTCCCGGTATTTTAAAGAATGAAAATGATACTTCTTCATTAATAGAAAAGATACGTCTATCCGAAGCTAGAGAATTAATTGATAAAGGGATAGTTAAAGCGGGTATGAGACCAAAAGTTGAATGTTGTATTCGTTCCCTTGCACAGGGTGTGAATGCTGCCCATATCATTGATGGAAGGACGCCTCATGCCCTTCTATTAGAAGTTTTTACTGATGCTGGTATTGGAACTATGGTTATGGGTAGAGGTTAA
- a CDS encoding adenosine kinase, giving the protein MINKTTVPTLDIVGVGNAIVDVLTTTDDSFLEDLSFNKGSMTLIDENKAEELYEMTSNRVQRSGGSVANSLACVAKLGGKTAFIGRVRDDKLGEIFTEEISTTGTIFKTPPSLVGPSTARCLIFVTPDAQRTMCTYLGASVLLEPKDIDLSVVREAKILYLEGYLWDNPAAKNAFIKAAEIAKNAGRKVALSLSDSFCVNRHRESFIKLVEDHIDILFANEDEITTLYKSSSLNSALEKLKKKCDLAAITIGKKGSILISNGKEINIDPFIFGKAIDTTGAGDLYAGGFLKGLADGLKPEISAKIGSICAGQIVTQLGSRSNIDLLNLVSSHLKP; this is encoded by the coding sequence ATGATTAATAAAACGACCGTCCCTACCCTTGACATAGTAGGTGTTGGGAATGCAATTGTAGACGTACTAACAACAACAGATGATTCTTTCTTAGAGGATCTTTCTTTCAACAAAGGTTCAATGACCTTGATTGATGAAAACAAAGCTGAAGAACTTTATGAAATGACAAGTAACAGAGTTCAGAGGTCAGGAGGTTCTGTTGCCAATTCATTAGCATGTGTAGCCAAGTTAGGGGGAAAGACAGCCTTTATTGGAAGAGTAAGAGATGACAAGCTTGGAGAAATTTTTACAGAAGAGATATCAACGACTGGGACCATTTTTAAAACTCCACCGTCATTAGTTGGCCCCTCGACAGCAAGATGTCTCATCTTTGTCACTCCAGACGCTCAGAGAACTATGTGCACTTATTTGGGCGCTTCAGTTCTTCTAGAGCCTAAAGATATCGATCTGTCAGTAGTCAGAGAGGCAAAAATACTTTATTTAGAGGGATACCTATGGGACAACCCAGCTGCTAAAAATGCATTTATTAAAGCGGCAGAAATAGCTAAAAATGCAGGTAGAAAAGTTGCATTATCACTTTCTGATTCATTTTGTGTAAACAGACACAGGGAAAGTTTTATAAAACTAGTTGAAGATCATATAGATATATTATTTGCCAATGAAGATGAAATAACAACTTTGTATAAAAGCTCATCTCTAAATTCAGCACTTGAAAAATTGAAAAAAAAATGTGATCTTGCTGCAATCACTATTGGTAAAAAAGGTTCAATTCTAATTTCTAATGGCAAAGAAATAAATATAGACCCTTTCATTTTTGGAAAGGCTATTGATACAACAGGAGCGGGAGATCTGTATGCTGGAGGTTTTTTAAAAGGGCTTGCAGATGGTCTAAAGCCAGAGATATCTGCAAAAATTGGATCTATTTGTGCAGGACAGATAGTTACACAATTAGGGTCTCGATCCAATATTGACCTTTTAAATTTGGTCAGTTCACATTTAAAACCCTAA
- a CDS encoding precorrin-6A/cobalt-precorrin-6A reductase, producing the protein MDIRKKCQPHLWLLTGTGEGHVFAKSLLKEGWKITVSVVSNRASIPYEKLNLEKILIGALISEEEIRSVILNARSHENGFHCVIDLTHPFAMKITGSITKVCKELDQPLIRYERTIENFSNAFLIKKFSDLKNYDLKNKSILLALGVRHLQEALLVARNSGANVYARVLANPESIRKILASSIKKSNFAILNPSVSSDGKIEKALIRKWNIAGVVCRQSGGRNEILWHRICSSMGINLLMLERPTKFKNINSVDSYDKLIKRLKSICLE; encoded by the coding sequence ATGGATATAAGGAAAAAATGCCAGCCACATCTTTGGTTGTTAACAGGAACAGGCGAAGGACATGTCTTTGCTAAGTCTTTATTGAAAGAAGGTTGGAAAATTACTGTTAGTGTTGTATCGAATAGAGCCTCAATTCCATATGAAAAATTAAATTTAGAGAAAATATTAATAGGTGCCTTGATTTCTGAGGAAGAGATCCGGAGCGTCATATTAAATGCAAGAAGTCATGAAAATGGATTTCATTGTGTTATTGATCTGACCCATCCATTTGCTATGAAAATTACAGGGTCAATCACAAAAGTTTGCAAGGAACTCGATCAACCATTAATAAGGTATGAAAGAACTATAGAAAATTTTTCAAATGCATTCTTAATAAAGAAATTTAGCGATTTAAAAAATTATGATCTAAAGAATAAATCTATTTTGCTAGCTTTAGGAGTAAGACATCTTCAGGAGGCCTTACTAGTTGCAAGAAATTCAGGAGCAAATGTTTATGCAAGAGTTTTAGCTAATCCAGAAAGTATAAGAAAAATACTGGCCTCATCAATAAAAAAATCAAATTTTGCGATATTAAATCCTTCAGTCTCTAGTGATGGAAAAATTGAAAAAGCACTTATTAGGAAATGGAATATTGCTGGTGTAGTTTGTAGGCAATCAGGAGGGAGAAATGAAATCTTATGGCACAGAATTTGTTCAAGCATGGGAATTAATCTGTTGATGCTGGAAAGACCTACTAAATTTAAAAATATTAACTCAGTAGATAGTTATGATAAATTAATTAAAAGATTAAAATCTATTTGTTTAGAATAA
- the psb27 gene encoding photosystem II protein Psb27 → MISAFHQHSIRLVRAALAICLGLCLIFFQFASEVNAAKTFMTGDFAKDTIAVSSSLKETITLPKEDKGLSEAEKEAVFLISDYISRYRNRSQINTSSTFTTMQTALNALAGHYKTFANRPVPENLKERLNEELSKAEKSVVRDN, encoded by the coding sequence ATGATTTCTGCCTTTCATCAGCACTCCATCAGGTTGGTGAGGGCAGCTTTGGCTATATGCCTTGGCTTATGCCTCATATTCTTCCAATTCGCTTCTGAAGTGAACGCAGCCAAAACATTTATGACTGGGGATTTTGCTAAAGACACAATTGCAGTCTCTTCTTCTTTAAAAGAAACCATAACTTTACCCAAAGAAGATAAGGGGCTATCAGAGGCAGAAAAAGAGGCTGTTTTTCTAATAAGTGATTACATTTCAAGATATAGGAATAGATCTCAAATAAATACTTCCTCGACCTTTACAACAATGCAAACTGCCTTAAATGCATTAGCAGGTCATTACAAAACTTTTGCAAACAGGCCAGTTCCTGAAAATCTCAAAGAGAGATTAAACGAAGAACTTTCTAAAGCAGAAAAATCAGTAGTTAGAGATAATTAA
- a CDS encoding proline--tRNA ligase: MRVSRLMLNTLRDVPAEADIISHQLLVRGGFIKRLTGGIYAYMPLLWKVLKKITLIVEEELSTKGCLQTLLPQLQPSDIWEKSGRWKSYTEGEGIMFSLKDRQGKELGLGPTHEEVITHIISQTIHSYKQLPINIFQIQTKFRDEIRPRFGLMRSREFIMKDAYSFHANENDLQSTYSEMRNAYQNIFSKCGLDFVCVEADSGAIGGAASQEFMVTAESGEDLILISSDGKYGANQEKAVSIIEEGELLEIDEPSIIKTPNQKTIDELCNHNNFHPSQIVKVIAYLATCDNNKKYPILVSIRGDQEVNDIKLSNEISFKLKQNVLEIRKISYEDIENQGINNIPFGFIGPDLSDDLITKSKEWEKKFIRIADNSVKDLKSFICGSNNKDEHKIFYNWSLINTEHLICDIRKAQLGDRCIHDKTQKLKECRGIEIGHIFQLGTKYSKSLNATFTNDKGIEENFWMGCYGIGISRLAQAAVEQNHDDLGIIWPVSIAPFEVIIVIANIKNVEQTCLAEEIYQKLLENRVDALLDDRDERAGIKFKDADLIGIPWRIVVGREASSGLVELHNRKAKVTESLNVGSVLKKLSEEFNT, encoded by the coding sequence ATGCGCGTCTCCCGCCTAATGCTAAACACGCTCAGAGACGTCCCTGCGGAAGCCGACATAATTTCACATCAATTACTTGTAAGAGGAGGCTTCATCAAACGTCTTACAGGAGGTATTTATGCTTACATGCCATTACTTTGGAAGGTTTTAAAAAAAATAACCCTAATTGTTGAGGAAGAGTTATCAACGAAAGGATGTCTTCAAACTCTTCTCCCTCAACTTCAGCCTTCAGATATATGGGAAAAAAGTGGGAGGTGGAAATCATATACAGAGGGAGAAGGTATTATGTTTAGCCTTAAAGATAGACAAGGTAAAGAATTAGGTTTGGGGCCAACTCATGAAGAAGTAATTACTCATATAATTTCTCAGACTATTCACTCCTACAAACAATTACCAATAAATATATTCCAAATTCAAACAAAATTCAGAGATGAAATAAGACCAAGATTTGGATTAATGAGAAGTAGAGAATTCATCATGAAGGATGCTTATTCCTTTCATGCAAACGAGAATGATCTTCAGTCAACTTATTCAGAGATGAGAAATGCCTATCAAAATATATTTTCAAAATGCGGTCTAGATTTTGTTTGTGTCGAAGCAGACAGTGGAGCTATTGGAGGAGCAGCATCTCAAGAATTTATGGTTACCGCCGAATCTGGAGAAGATTTAATTTTAATAAGTTCTGATGGTAAATATGGAGCCAATCAAGAAAAAGCTGTTTCTATTATCGAAGAAGGAGAATTACTAGAAATTGATGAACCTTCAATAATCAAGACTCCTAATCAAAAAACAATAGATGAATTATGTAACCACAATAATTTCCACCCAAGTCAAATTGTAAAAGTTATAGCTTATCTAGCAACCTGTGATAATAATAAAAAATACCCTATTCTCGTAAGTATAAGAGGGGACCAAGAAGTAAATGATATTAAACTTTCAAATGAAATATCATTTAAATTAAAACAAAATGTACTGGAAATTAGAAAAATTTCTTATGAAGATATAGAGAATCAAGGTATTAATAATATTCCATTTGGGTTTATAGGTCCTGATCTTAGCGATGATTTAATAACAAAATCAAAGGAATGGGAAAAAAAATTCATAAGAATTGCAGATAATTCTGTAAAAGATCTTAAAAGTTTTATATGTGGAAGCAATAATAAGGATGAACATAAAATATTCTATAACTGGAGTTTAATTAATACTGAACATCTGATATGTGATATTAGAAAAGCCCAGCTTGGAGACAGATGTATCCATGACAAAACACAAAAGCTTAAAGAATGTAGAGGAATAGAAATAGGGCATATATTTCAGTTGGGAACTAAGTATTCAAAATCGTTAAATGCTACTTTCACCAATGACAAAGGTATAGAAGAGAACTTTTGGATGGGTTGCTATGGAATTGGTATTTCCAGATTAGCTCAAGCAGCCGTAGAACAAAATCACGATGATTTAGGTATTATTTGGCCAGTATCAATTGCCCCATTTGAAGTAATAATAGTTATTGCCAACATAAAAAATGTTGAACAAACATGTTTAGCCGAAGAGATCTACCAAAAATTATTAGAAAATCGGGTTGATGCTCTACTTGATGATAGGGACGAGAGAGCTGGAATAAAATTTAAAGATGCAGACCTTATTGGCATCCCATGGAGAATTGTTGTTGGTAGAGAAGCTAGTTCTGGACTGGTTGAATTACATAATAGAAAAGCAAAAGTCACAGAATCGTTAAATGTAGGATCTGTTTTAAAAAAACTTTCTGAAGAATTTAATACCTAA
- a CDS encoding inorganic diphosphatase: MDLSDLPPSPSPGLVNLVVEIPAGSRNKYEYFSSAGIMALDRVLHSSVRYPFDYGFIPNTLAEDGAPLDAMVVMEEPTFAGCLIKARPIGVLDMHDSGAYDGKLLCVPTADPRQREINTIKQIAQNQLEDVAEFFRTYKSLEGRVIVIDGWRDYDAVDELLKTCIDAHHTNLSLK; this comes from the coding sequence ATGGACCTGAGTGATCTTCCTCCTTCCCCATCGCCTGGATTAGTAAATCTAGTTGTTGAGATTCCTGCAGGCAGTAGAAATAAATACGAGTATTTTAGCTCTGCAGGAATTATGGCTCTTGATAGAGTTTTGCATTCTTCAGTGAGATATCCATTTGATTATGGATTTATCCCAAACACTCTTGCGGAGGATGGAGCACCACTTGATGCAATGGTCGTTATGGAAGAACCTACTTTTGCCGGTTGCTTGATCAAGGCAAGGCCTATAGGAGTTCTTGATATGCATGATTCAGGGGCCTACGATGGCAAACTTCTATGTGTACCTACGGCAGATCCAAGACAAAGAGAAATTAATACTATTAAGCAAATAGCTCAGAACCAATTGGAGGATGTTGCTGAGTTTTTTAGAACCTATAAAAGCTTGGAAGGAAGAGTTATCGTAATAGACGGATGGAGAGACTATGATGCTGTTGATGAATTATTGAAAACTTGTATAGATGCACATCACACTAATTTGTCACTGAAATAA
- the lepB gene encoding signal peptidase I: protein MQQKQSNSIKETKNCWWYSFFDTWGPISLTVLLYIGIRHYIAEARYIPSGSMLPGLKVNDRLIVEKLSLRNRAPSRGEIVVFNSPYSFDKKLIADRKKQLPSKFQCSFLTFPLISWIPTLSDRACDAYIKRIIAVGGDRILINGKGEIVLNGRSINEPYVEYFCPSQPRFNLCRPMTTIVPKGHVFVLGDNRANSWDSRFWPAGGFLPQKEIIGKASWRFWPVSRFGKLD from the coding sequence GTGCAGCAAAAGCAGTCAAACTCGATTAAAGAAACTAAAAATTGTTGGTGGTACTCTTTTTTTGATACGTGGGGACCTATTTCTCTAACTGTTCTATTGTATATAGGCATTCGTCATTATATAGCAGAAGCAAGATATATTCCCTCGGGTTCGATGCTGCCAGGATTGAAAGTAAATGATCGACTAATTGTTGAAAAACTTTCTTTGCGAAATAGGGCTCCTTCTCGTGGGGAAATTGTAGTTTTCAACTCACCATATTCCTTTGATAAGAAATTGATAGCAGATAGAAAAAAACAACTTCCGTCTAAATTTCAATGCTCATTTTTAACTTTTCCATTGATTTCTTGGATACCAACTTTATCTGATCGTGCTTGTGATGCTTATATCAAAAGGATAATAGCTGTAGGAGGAGATCGTATTTTGATTAATGGTAAGGGAGAGATTGTTTTGAACGGTAGGTCAATCAACGAACCATATGTTGAATACTTCTGCCCAAGTCAACCTAGATTTAATCTATGTCGTCCAATGACTACAATTGTTCCAAAAGGACATGTGTTCGTTTTGGGCGATAACCGAGCTAATAGTTGGGATAGTCGTTTCTGGCCAGCAGGGGGATTCTTACCCCAGAAAGAAATAATTGGGAAAGCAAGCTGGCGTTTTTGGCCTGTCAGTCGTTTTGGCAAGCTTGATTAA
- a CDS encoding DUF2854 domain-containing protein, with product MNKLFSPASLITIGGASLSLIGLTAYFTDATNLSVPTFFYGVPIFLIGISLKTTEVPPALRVVPAANFASERDKAPEELGKLVKDVTRWRYGQSCQLESSLRVLKLWDIDSPPQLIEVEELIKDGNYGLRMRFEMAAVSLERWNAQKERLGRFFAKGLCAELFCPTPGEIDLIILTQKQEEKPVENE from the coding sequence ATGAATAAACTTTTCTCACCGGCGAGCCTCATCACTATCGGAGGAGCATCACTTTCTCTAATTGGCCTAACAGCCTATTTTACTGATGCAACAAATCTCAGTGTTCCAACTTTCTTCTATGGAGTACCTATTTTTCTGATAGGCATATCATTGAAAACGACCGAAGTACCGCCAGCCTTAAGAGTAGTTCCGGCAGCTAATTTTGCCTCAGAGAGGGATAAAGCCCCTGAAGAACTAGGAAAACTAGTTAAAGATGTGACCAGATGGCGCTATGGGCAATCTTGCCAGCTTGAATCATCTCTCAGAGTATTAAAGCTTTGGGACATAGACAGTCCTCCTCAACTTATAGAAGTAGAAGAATTGATTAAAGATGGTAATTATGGATTAAGAATGAGATTTGAAATGGCTGCTGTTTCTTTAGAAAGATGGAATGCTCAAAAAGAACGTTTAGGAAGATTCTTTGCCAAAGGTTTGTGCGCTGAATTATTTTGTCCCACACCCGGTGAAATTGATTTAATAATACTTACGCAAAAACAAGAAGAAAAACCTGTAGAAAATGAATAA